The genome window AGCCGCTTCGGTATGAATAAAATGCAATTCGAAAAACAGATAGGCTTGCGGGGCGAACAAGAAAATAAGGCGGGGGATACCGTAAAAGAAGTGCAGCGTCGCATTACCGTAACACAGGCGCTGAGACAGGCTCAGGCCCTTGCCCAGCAACGGATTGTCCGAGCGGAATATTTGCACCATGCCGCGCGCCCAGCGGATGCGTTGCCCGACATGGGCCGAAAGGCTTTCCGTGGCCAGTCCCGCCGCCAGCGGGATGTTCAGGTAAATGCTCTCGTAGCCGCGCCGGTGCAGTTTCAGCGCGGTATGCGCGTCTTCGGTCACGGTTTCGACGGCGATGCCGCCGATTTCCTCCAGCGGCGCGCGTTTCAGGATCGCGCAGGAGCCGCAGAAGAACGCAGCGTTCCACAGGTCGTTGCCGTCCTGGATCAGACGGTTGAACAGATAGCCTTCGTTAGGCACCTGACGGAAGGTGTTCAGGTTGCGCTCGAACGGGTCGGCGGAAAAAAAATGGTGGGGCGTTTGCAGCAAGGCGCGGCGCGGATGCCCGATCAGCCAGCCCATGCTTACTTGTAAAAACGAGCGTGTCGGAATATGATCGCAATCGAATATGGCGATATATTCGCCCTGAGTCAACGTCAGCGCATGATTAAGATTCCCCGCTTTCGCATGGGCGTTATTGGAGCGGGTGATATAACCGACGCCGGTTTGTTCGGAAAAATGGCGAAACTCGTCCCGTTTTCCATCATCCAGCACATAAACCCTGATTTTTCCGGCGGGCCAGTCGATACCCTGCGCCGCATAAACGGTCGTTCTGACCACATCGAGCGGTTCGTTGTAAGTCGGGATAAAAATGTCGACGCTGGGCCAGCTATCGATATTTACCGGCATCGGGAGGGGCGGGCGGCGTAACGGCCTGACCGATTGCAGGAAGCTGAGCAGCGTGATCAGCCAGGTGTAGGCTTCAGCGAACAGCAGCAGTACGCCAAAAACACGGTCGCCCCAGGTATTGAGCTCCATGGTTTGCGACACGCGCCATATTGCGTAGCGCAGCGTGGCGAGTTCGGCCAGCATTACCAGGATCACGGTCGGCAACACGCCCGGCGCATCCTTTATCAGCAGCGCAAAGCCCCATGTAGCCAAAAAAAACAGCAATTGCTGTGTCCGGTCGAGCGGCGTGGTGATGACCACAGTGGTGAAAACAACAGCGCTCGTCAATAGAGCCGCTTTCAGTAACGGCGGACTCGAAAACGCTGTATTGTCGAGCTTTTCCAGCGTATCGGCGATTTGCCGGTCGGTCGGCAGCGGCAGGCGGCTTATCAGCGTTTGGAGCCACTGCCGTATTTTTGCCATGACATTGCTGCCCGCTTCTTCAGGGCCGGGCAGAACAAACAAGCGGAGTAGCCACTCTTCAGGGGCGGCAAGATTGCTCACCCCCAGTTCCTGCCCGAGCCGGCACAGCATGCGGGGCAGACGCCGTGTTAGAGAAGGGGCGGGTTTTTGCTGAGGAGGGAGGATAAAAATCCGTAACAGCCATAGGTCCGGCCGGCCGGGCTTATCGACCCCAAGTTGCAGGGCAAGCGAGTATAACAGCCGGTGCGGATTCATGCTTCGAGCCGGAAATTGCATGGGTACGTCGGATACCGTCGCCGCACTGCGCATGTGAGTTTTTGTTCAAACATCAGGTTTTATTGACGTAATCAATGGCTTGTTTTCGGGTCAAAAGAAAAAGCCGTCGTTGAGGCATAAGTTATAAGCGCAGTCCCTGACGGCATGACGCCAACTTGTCGACTTATCGTTCACGTTACCGTGCCAATCGCCGAGCGAATACCTAAGCCCTTCCCGTGAGGCGCAGGCGTTGGCATGATAGGGAAGACGCTGGCCGCGCATGACCGGTTACGCCGCGAAAACCCGGACGTTGACAAGCGAGTCGCTGATTTTCCCGGAACCGCAAAACGCTCAATGCGCAGGCTGCGCCAACAGCCAATCGGCGAGTCCCTGCAAATCGTGGCTGGCCTGGCTGTGGGGAGCGTAATCCGCTACACACTGATTGCTTGCCATGGCTTCGGGAATCGCTTCATCCTGGTGTATGGCGTAGCGCAGCATTTTACTCTTCAGGCGAACGCGCAGTATGCCGATGATATCGTCAGAGAGCAGTTTGGCGCTGTTAACCTTGTTTAAAACATGGAACAACCCGGGCGCATGCTCCGGCTCGGCGCTAAAACGCCGCTCGTAGTGCGCATGCATGACCGCTATATCTTCGAAACAGCCTGGTTGAGCCGTGATCACATGGAGTATCAGGTCTGCCGCCGCCAGCGCGCAGTCGAAGCAAAGAGACGGCGCGCGCTGCGTGTCGATTAACACGATGCAGCCGGAGGGCGGGGACAGGTCCAGCAGGAAATCGCGAACGCCGCGGCTTTCGATGACCGATAATTTTTCATGCGTCCGGTGCGTATTAACGCCATGACCAAAATGCAGCAGGTTGACATGGTCTGCATTGCGTTGCGCAGCATGATGCCATGTCTGATCGGCGGATAGATCAACAATGCCTGTCGGGTTACGAACGGTTAATCCCAGGTAGAGGCCGAGCCGGTTCGATGGGTCGAGTTCAACGGCCAGAACCGGCTGCTCCCGCCGGGTTAACAGTGAGGCTAAATTGGCGGTCAGGCTGGTTTTTCCTGTCCCTCCGCTGGCCGAGACGATAGCGACGACGAACATGTTATCCGTTTATGCCTGCTTTGGTGTAGGGACGCACAAAAACGCCGCTTCCGTTTCTGCGCATGAGTTTTCTTATCATGCGCCGCAAGCGCGCTCTTCCTATTCGGTGATGCATGTAAGCGATAATGCCGCCCAGCAGCAGGCCCAGCATGAAATGCCAGATAAACTGATTAATAAGGTCTTCGACGCGCATCGCGATATGACTGTTTCGATGAAAATTTATGAGACGTTGTTGTAAGTGTATAGCTCGGATGTGTAATCGACCAAATGCGTTTGCGCCGCCAGTTTCCTGAGCCGCTGGATGCTGGCGTTGATGTCCTCGCTGTTGGTCATGCGCGTTTCATGGAGAAACAGATCGTTGATGCTTACATTTAAGGAACGCTCCAGCGCGGTGTCTATATCCGGCTCCCGGCAGGCGAAGAAAAAAATAAACAGACTGGCGTTGTCGGCGGTCATGACATCGCCTTTACGTTTGGGATGGTAGGCCAATAGCGCATCAATGTGCGATCTTCCCGGCAGCAGGTCGAGACTGATCAGCGCATGTTGTATGTTAATATCGTGGGTGCGGTCCAACGTGGTTTGCACGAAATCGCAAAATTTTTGCGGCCGCAAATAACCGTTGACCTCAACCGGTATGGATTCACTCAACAAGTCTTCATAGGACATTACCGCCTTTTTCCCAAAACATTGTCCTTTCAGTGAATCGATACACCATAACAAATGCGAAAAACTTTCGTAGTTGTGCACGATCAGATTAGCGCCCAGCTGCATGAGCGCCATGTTCTGGTTATAGCGCAAGCGTTTGTTTTTTTCGCGGATAACGATTTTCAGGCCTCTACCCGCTGTTTCCCTTATCAGATGGGTTGTTTCGGCTAAAGTGGCGAATTTGACCGAGTTGGAGTAAGGCAGTATAACCGTGGCGGCGACGGCATGCTGAACCGCCTGCAGCAGGTCGGAAAAGCGCTCGTAGCGCTGCCATTCGGGCGGAACGCTTTTTTCGTTGAAAAGCGCGTCCACGGTGGTCAGCACCTGATCCTCATCCGGCGCATACAGCAGCTGTTGCGCCAGCGCGTCCATGGCGGAACCGTCCGCGCTTAACGACTGCTGTTCCTCGTTATAGCTGACGCCATAGCTTCTTGCTTCGACACGGCTGCCTCCGGGGGTGTTCCAGTGGTCGATTCTCCAGTTGAGCCGGAGCATATCCGCATCCAGTTCCGCCACGCCGTCCAGACAATTGCATTGTACGCGTATGGCGCCGGCGCCGGGGGATTCGAAATGCAGCTTATGAAAGACAAACAGACCGCTGTGTTTCCATTCGCGCACCCAGGCGCGAAAAATCAGGCCTTGCCGCCGCACCAGTTTCAGATCATTCCATGAAAACAAACCTTCCGCTTCGTCCATGATAATCAGCGATCCTGCCGGGATGCCGGTGTCGTCGAGTTCTTCCAGCAGTTTGTTCAGGCTGTATTTTTTAAGCAGTTCCTGGTAGTCGCCCGTGCTTTCCAGCACCAGGGGTTTACCATGCGATAAGGTTTCCGCTATGCCGGGCGCCATTTTTTCGATCAAACCGGCCCAAATCTCGGGCCGGCTGGAAATGACGACCGCGCGCACGCCTTCCCGCCAGGCGCGCGCTATCGTTCCGGCAGTAAGCGTTTCTCGAATGTTGCGGTTACGCACGCAAATACCGTACAGTTGTCCGGGATAAATGGTGGAAACCGATTCAGGTAAACAATCTATGCCTATGTTAAGCGTAGCGTGTTTGCGCTTGGCAATCGAAAATTTCATGACTCCTTGCTGTCGATTCTGTCTTCGAGGGGGGGCATGGCATGGTCTTTTTCGTTGCCGCCCAGTAATAGTTCGAACAAAGACCAGCGTTTTATCGCCTTTTTGGCGTTTTCCGCTTCAATGATTTCCTGGTAACCCAGTTCGCAGTCGAATTCCATATTGGCCAGCATATTGGCTACGTCGTCCGGGTCGGATGTCTTGTTGACAGTCATTGCAGGTTTTCCGGTCTCTTAGTAACGATAATACGGTACTGGCGGTTCGGGCGGGTATGGAATCTTTTCCGTGCGCTCATCGAACGAATAACGGAAATAGAGGCCATAATAGTTAGGCGTATAGAATGGGGAACGCGCGATCTCGGCGCGTCCGCCCACGAACCAGTTCGGCGCGACCTGGTATTCCAGTACGCTGCGCAACCCCCAACTGACTGCCGGAGACAGGCCGGAACTGCCCGTATATGTTGGGGTCGAGTTACCGTTCGTAAACGAAGATGTCAGGTTGGCCAGCTGTTGCGCCTGCGCTTGCAGGTCGGGACTGGTCGGGTAATAGTTGCCGCCACCTTCGCTCGACCAGGAGTAAGCCGCATAGCCGCGGAATAAAAAGGACAGATCGCCCCAGCGTCCGGTCCATTGTATGGGCGGTGCGATGGACAAATAGGTTTGTGGGCTCCAGTAACCGCCGTAGCCGAACGTATAATGGCGCTGATTATTGGAGAATCTCCAATACATGCCGGCAATGCCTACTGTTAAACGCATGTTCGGTTGGTCGATGAGCGCCCAGTCCACGCCGGTGCGCAGCATGATGTCGGCGTTTGATTGTACATTTTTCCCTTCCAGGTAATGCGCCGCTCCCTGAGCGAAGAGTCCGAGACGGCCTTGGTCGATACCCATATAGATGCCGCCGCCATTCGCTTTGACGCCCCCCCATACTTCGCCGGTTACCGGGTCGTGAGCTCCCGCGTAGGATAATAAACTGTTGGGTAACGCGCGCCGCGCCAGATCCCAGGAGTAGTACCCTTTTCCCCAGCTTCCGGAGTGATGCACGCCGCCGACAACCGTGGTGACCGGAAAGCCGAGCGGCGTAGTGCCGATGTCGAAACGCCAGTTATCGTTTTTGTAGCCGACTGCGATCGGCGCGCCCGATGCGGTTTGATTGATGGAGCCGGATAAGGCGTTTTGGTCTGTAATATTGCCAGCATAAAATTGTGTGGCCAATGCATTTGGCCCCATGGTGGCATTATTACAACCCATTCCCTGGATCTGCGACAACTGCTGTGAAGATAATTGCTGTGATGAGGGTAACGCCTGTTGATTTTTTTGTGTGATTGCTGCAGTGGATGCGCAAAGCGCATTAATTTTTCCGAATTGGTTCGCAGTGGAGAATTGAGTCAGGTCCAGTTGTCCAGCGAACACATTGGCATAATCGGTCTGTACAAACACATGCCCGCTATAGCCTAGCGGGTATTGCATGTACACCGGCGCCTCCAGGTTGGTTACCTGTGACATGCCGGGCGTTCCTGAGAGGCTTCTGTAATCCACGCCGCTGGTGACATAACCATAGCGCCGCTGCTCGATTTTCTGGATTTCCAGCGCAGCCTCGCCGACAAGCGTCGCATCTTCCGGGCTGGTTTGCTTCCCGGATACGCTCTGTTTTTCGACCTGCCGTAAATAACCCAGCGCGCTTTCGTATTCCTTCGCCTTTTTTTCGATATTGGCGGCTTGCAGCAAGGTTTTTTTGTCGTTGGGCCGGGTGCGCAGCAAGTCGTTGATGATTTCGCGTGCATGCGTGAAATCATCTTCCTCGGCCAACTGTTCGGCCAGCGTGAGCCGGTTGCCGCGATCTCCTGTGGGAATTTCCTTGCCTAATCGGGCGATTTCGTCCCGAGCCTCTTCCTCTTTTCCCATCTTGCGCAGCGCTTTGGCATGGGACAGGCGCGTGTCATAACCTTTGGGATTTCCGGCGATCAGTTTTTGGTATATCTCGCCGGCTTCTTCGGACTTGTCTCCCAGATAGAGAATATCGGCCAGCGTAGCGAGCAGGCCGATATCATCGGGTTGCTGCTCCAGGGTTTTATGCAGCAAGGCTTCCGCTTCGTCACTCCGGCCCTCGCCGCGCAGTTCCCAGGCGGTGCGAACGGCATACATGCGTTTAAGGTCGAGCAGACTTTCTTTCTGCTGTTTTGTCAGGTTGTTTTTAGTTTCGATGGCGGCGACTTTTTCGCTGAATTCTACGTTGCGTTCCGCTTTATACAGCAATCGCGCATAGCGTAAAGCATTATCGGTTGCGAGCGAAGGTTCGGCGTTTGCTTGCAGGCGTTTGCCCAGCGCCAGCGCGCGGTTGGATTCATTGATATCAGTCCATCCTTCCGCGCACTCCCAGGCCAGTTCCGGCGTGTCCCTGGCCTGGGTTTCGGCATGGAGCGACAATTTGACGGCGGCGCTGTGTTTTCCGTTCAGTTGCGCCTGTACGGCTTGCGCCAAATCGGCGCGAACGGAGGATTTAAGCGCCAGCGCCTTTATCGAATCGGAGCGTTGTTCCGGTGCTATGCTCTCGATCGCCGCGCTGGCGCCGTTGTTGTCGCCCTGGCCGCTTAAAAACAGCGCTTCGGCATAACGGTTTTCCACGTCGCCGGCGGCGGGATCGTCGAACAGTTTTTTGGCTTTGCCGGCCAGCCCCTCGCGGGCGTACTGGTTGGCGAGGTCATAGCGCAGCCAGGGCGATGCCGGAATATCGTTCAAGCCGTTTTCCAGCACGCTCAGCGCCTGTTTGTTCCTGCCTTGTTTCAATAAATCGTCGCTTTCCGCACGCAGCAGGCCGGCGCGGGCGCCTGCGATATCTCCGGCCTGCTGCGGGTGCGCCTGGGCATAGTTTTCAGCATATTGCAGCGCTTCCGCCCGGCTTCCGTTTGCCGCCATGATATCCAGGACGCCGTTTACCGCGCGCGAATTGACGGGATCGGCCAGCAATACGGCGTCGAACAGCTCCCGCGCGCGCGCGTTATTGCCGGCCTCCTGCTCGAGCTTTGCCAGCGTCAGTTGCGCCTCTCTGTTCGAGGTATCCAGTTGCAAGGCTTTACCGAGCAGATTCCGCGCTTCCTCCGCTTGCTGCTTTTCGCGTGCAGCTTCGGCGTTGCGTATCAGGTTGTCGACTTCATCTGCCCGTTGCTGCTTGCGCCGCGAAGCGATTTCCGCTGCCGATATCTGTTTATAGGGTACGGGTTGATCGGGAAAGGCGGCGGTAAACGCGTTGAAATAGCGTTCGGTATGCGCATTGCGTTCCAGGTTGGACAGTCCGTCGTTCCAAACCTTGAGTAAGGATTCGCGCCTGATATCGTCGCGTTGCGTTAGCATCGCGACTTTGTCGAGGCCCCTGAGCAGGGTTGCCGGGTTATCGACCAGCAAAACAGCCAGCTCCAGTGGCGGGCGCGGGTCGTTCGGCATTTCCTTGCCCAGACGTTCGAGGCCGGCTTTCGCTTCGGCCTGATGGCCGTTGGCGCGCCCCAGCATGTGGTAATACATGAGGCCCAGTTCGCCGTGCGGCGCGCCATTCGGAAACAAGGCGCGCAGTGCGCGTATCGCCGGCTCCATGCGGCTCGGCCCAACCCGGCCCAGAAAGTCCACGGTTGCCAGGGCCATGCGGTCTTTGGTGGCTATCCGATAGGCGTCTTCCAGTTCGTGCGTCGCCTCGGCGTCGGGAAATCGCGATTGCAATTGCTGTAACAGTTCCAGCGCCTGCGGGCTGTGATTTGCTTTCAGTTCCAGCTCGCCTATGCGCGCCAAAATCGCAGGATTGTCCGGTTCGAGCAGGCGCGCCTTGTTGGCGGCTTCGAGGGCAAGATCCAGGCGGTCTTTCACGACCCAGAGACGGGCGCTGTCCAGCAGCCTGCCAACCGGCGTATTCGAGGCGGATGCCTCGGGCGATCCCTGTTCCTTGTCGTCGCGGCGGCGGTTATTGTTCGTTCGTTGCTCGATGACGGCATCGGTGGATGCAACGCTGCTGCGAGCTATGAAAAATGCCAGGCACATTATCAGAAACAGTGTAGCGGCAGCCGAACACAGGCTAATGACAATCACTTCGCGCAACCGGAATCGGGATGGATTTTCCGCGATCGGAGGATGAAGGTGCGAAGCGTCGGCTTTTTGCGCGTCCTCCAATTGTCGAACCAGGGTTTCCAGCTGTTTGAGGCGACTATTGAGCGCGTCACTTTTTTCGATGCCGGACCTTTCATCCCTGCGACCGGGCGCGTCCCGGCGTCCCAGGTCAGGCTGCACATCCGAAGTTGGGAGGCTTTTGAAGTCAGCACCAGTAGCTGGCGGCTCCGGGTGCGGATGATGGGAAGTATCGCGCTGTTTTGCTGCTGCGAGTTGTCTGCCCAGGTTTTCGATCAGCGCCTGCGCCGCTTGTTGCCGTGCATGGCGTTTTTTTTCGGCAGTTGCGTTTTGCCGCTGGGTTTGCTGCCGTAGCTTTTCCGCGCGCAGTTGTAAATCATTGCACTCTGCCCGCGTGTTGGCGTGCGCAATGATTTCCTGCTCAGCGGCTTCCTGCCAGCGTTGAACGCTTTCCTGCGCTTGCCTGGCGCTGTTTGCCGCTATTTTTTTTGACTCGGCCAGCCGGGATTTTTCCGTGGTCAGGAGTTCGAGCTGCTGATTTCTGGAGGCGAGCGCTGCATGCAGATCCCCGGAAGTAGTTTGCAGTTGCTCAAGGTGTTTGCTAATCAAGCCAATCCGCTCCCTGTAGCTGCTTTGCTCGGAAAGCGTATCGGCGATGAGGAGCCTGATTTGTTCTGTTTCCGCTGTATTTTCCGGTAATGCCGCATCAGCGGGAAGCGACAGCCCATGTATGTGTGCGGCCGGTCTTTTTTTTGTTTCTTCAATGAGTTTATTGATGCCGGCTTCTATTTGCGCCAGCTCCGGTTTGGCAGCGGTTTGAGCTGCGCGCCCAGTTGTGGCGGTTGCGGTTGGTGTTGCTTGCCGTCGAGTATCCTGGTGATGCGCCGCATGATGCAGGAGGGAGAGGCGAAGTGCATCGCTGTCTGCCGGTCCTGGTTGATTTCCCCTGGTTATTTCATCGGGTAACGGTTGGAGCGAGTCGTCTTCGTACATCAGAGGGTTAAACAACGACCAGCGACGGCGCCGCTTTATGATATTCCGACCCGTTCAATGCATTATTTACCGGTCTATGGGGAAGCATGCTTGAGTTCACGGCGCTTTTCACTTCCGGGTTAATCTTATGTTTACTCGGACGGCAAGCTCAGTGGGGAAATATCGCGGCAACCTGGGTGGCGTTCAGCGTGTTCGCATTCGGCAGATTCCTGCCGTCTGCCAGTTCTTCCGGGATAAACGGCTTTAAAACAGTCCCGGCCATCGCGCCGGCGTCAAATTCAAAAACGGCGCTCATTATTTGTTGTACATCGGGTATCTCCGTTTCTGTTTCTTTGGCGTCGGTGCGTGTTAGTGATGCGGCTGGATGATAGTCGCCAGACTCTTCCTGTAACAATTGACCGGTAATTGCTGAGAGGTGTGCTGCTGCCGACCGAATACCGTGCAATTGCGCGGTGATCTGGCGCATGGGGAGCGTCGTCCCATCGGTAGCGGCATATATGGCCAAACCTGCTATCAAAACGCTGACGCTCAGCGTGCTCAGCCCTGCAGCAATGACGGCGCGCATACGTCGGCCGCCGTTGTTGTCAACAATGTTGTTTTTTGTGTAGCCGGCATGGTCATGATCCAATGAAGAGGTGCCGTCAACCGGGCTTGCAGCGGTAACGATGTCCGCGCGGGACATGCTTAATTCGGCCAGCTTGCTTATATTGGACTCCAGTTGATCTGCGCGGCTTGACAAGGTATCTATTTCGCCGGGATTCCGGCGCCACTGGATGGAGCCGTCATTGGAGGATGGGGATAACGCGAATTTGTTCTGCCAGTTTTTAACCGCCGCTTTTTGCGCGTGCGAAACGTAATGGCTTGGCTCTTTCGATCCTGCACCGTCTTCGCGGGCGGCTTTGCTTAAGTCGTCCTTTACATTCTGCCAGACCAGTTGATGATTTTTTCCTTCCTGCCCGGTAGGTTGCGACAATCGGCGCAGTTTGCGGGGAAAGTGCGAGGCGCCGTCGTTAATTGCAATAGGCGCCGCAAGCGCTGCCGCTACCGAGCGGGGTAATGTTGTCGCTATCGGCTTGAAACGTTCCTGTCCAGGTTGTTGGTTACGCTCGGCAGCGCCTTGACGAAGTATGAACGGTTTGACGTTCAGGATATTGGAATGTTTCCGCTCAACTTGAGACATGCCCACGGCGAATAGGGGGTGTGGAGCCGGCTCATTATGAGGTGTACTGTCAGGTTCCGTCCGGGTGTTGTCCGGGTGCTCATTTTCGCTATCCGTTTGCAAAGCGGCTGCCATTCCTTCCTGTTTTGCGCTATGCGGGGCCATCTGCTGCTTGAATCCATCAATTAACCGTTGCGTCGCCTGAGTTTGAACGTTGAGCGCCTGAATGAAGGTCGCCGCCTGTTGCGACTGGTTCTGCAGCTCTTTGGTCAGATTCTCGATTTGCGCGCGCGTTGATTGTTCCAGTTCGTACATCTCTTTATGGAAGGCCGCGGCATGCCGCTTGACCTCCTGATCAAGTTGTTCCAGTCCGTTCAGTAACGCGTCGCGGTCAGCGGCGGTAATGGCATGCGCGTTTATTTCTTCCGTTGCCGCCGCCTGCCATGCGCGGCTGTTTTCCAATGCCTTGGATGCGTTGTTTTCAGCGGTTTTTACCGTTTCGTTTAATTGCAGTTTTTCCTCGGTTAGTGCGGCTATCACTTCGTCTTTTTTGGCGATTTCGCCATTCAGTTCTTTTATGCGCGTCTGCAGGGTTTCGATCTGCGCGCTGAGCGCTTCGATTTTTTCCTGCAATTCCACTCGCAGCCGTTCTTCGTTTTGAGCCTGTTGCAATAGCCGCTCTTTTGCGGCGATTGCAACGTCTCGTTCCGTTTCGGCGCTTTCTCTGGCGCGGACGGCCTGTTCGCGCTCGTTAATCGCCGTCAGCGAGGTCTGGATATCGGTCAGTGAGGAGACGCGTCTATTGGCTTCCGCGCGGAGTTTTTGGATTTGCATTTCTATTTGCGAGGCATCGGGCGCTCTTGATGCGCGTGCGTCGGCGGTTGGGGTCCCTGAACCGGTTTTCACTGCGTCGGAGACGTCCGGAGTATGGCCTTTTACAGCCAGCGCGCATTCGGGCAGGCCGCGTTCTTGCAAACACCCATTGATACGCGCCAGTATATCGGCTTCGAAGGCTTCGCCGTTGATGGCGGATGGAAGCGAGAACGTTCTGGATTCATGGTTTAGCGCGTACCGGCGGCGCAGGCTGATTGACCAGGCCAGCTTGCCCTCGGCGCGATGCGCGCAGGATATGGCCATCATTCGACACCCTGCATCTGTCTGGCGCAGGGCTGCAATCAGCGCAACGGTAAAGTCTTTTTGACAGTCGGTCAATAACGTCATTTCTTCGTTACCGGCCGATACGATTTCGATATGGCTCCATCCGGCGTGCCTGATATCCTGGGCATAGGTATCGTCCCCTGATTCGGAAAGCGCCGCTTCCTCGTTTTCGGTGATGATGGGGCCAAAGTCATCGTACCAGATGCTTCCTGCATGGTAAGGGTGTTCTGTTCCGTTTTGATCAACAAATATCCCGCCGCTTTCCCTGAAAGAGTTCGACTCGGCCAGCAGTCTTGTCTGTTCGGGTGACATGCTGATCGAAGCAATGCTGAATTTTGGCATTATCCTACCCTCCTCTTTAAGATTTACCGGCGGTTTGTGACTTGGCAACCATTGATAAATATAACATGTTTGTACTATTCGAATGTGTTAATTCGGTTAAATTCAACGTGAATAAAATCCTTGTCTTAATCTGTTTGCCTGATGAAATCCGCCGTGCGGACAGGAGTATCTTCGATCAGTCCGCCGCAGTCGACAGGTCGGGGAGATCATGGCGTTTTACATGCTTTCGTTTTGCTCCACACCGTCGTCAGCGAGCCGTCATCGGCAAACTGAAAGCGTTGTTCGTATCCGCCCAGACCGAATAGCGATAGAGCCTGATCGTAATAGGCGTTGGAGTTTTCTGCGAACGGCAGCGCTGCGATACGGTGTTTCTGTTCGGTAACCGCATTGGGCGCGCCGGAAGCCTGAAGAAAACCCAGCAGGGCTGCCGAAAATCCGGCCGGGCCTGTATTTTCGGCCACGCCGGTTGCAGTGTCGACGCGTTCCGGCGGTACGCCGTGTGTCTCGGTATATTGCTTCATACCCGCCAGCTTTTCCAATAGCTGGATACGGAACGGATCTGATGCCGGCATCAGCCCGCCCCACAGGTAGACGCGTATCGCGTCGTAGCCGCCTATGCCGGCTGTCTGCTTATCGGGCGCAAAACCTTCGTGTGTGCGGAAAAGCAGCCAGTCGGGCGAAAAACCGCGCGAAGTTTGCAGCAGTATGCGCCGGGATGTGGCCAGCAGCTCCGGCCAGCGCGACTGTGGCAGCGCGACGGCAAAACGCTTGAGCAGGGGGAGGGGCAGGTAGCTG of Candidatus Methylospira mobilis contains these proteins:
- a CDS encoding cellulose biosynthesis protein BcsC; the protein is MYEDDSLQPLPDEITRGNQPGPADSDALRLSLLHHAAHHQDTRRQATPTATATTGRAAQTAAKPELAQIEAGINKLIEETKKRPAAHIHGLSLPADAALPENTAETEQIRLLIADTLSEQSSYRERIGLISKHLEQLQTTSGDLHAALASRNQQLELLTTEKSRLAESKKIAANSARQAQESVQRWQEAAEQEIIAHANTRAECNDLQLRAEKLRQQTQRQNATAEKKRHARQQAAQALIENLGRQLAAAKQRDTSHHPHPEPPATGADFKSLPTSDVQPDLGRRDAPGRRDERSGIEKSDALNSRLKQLETLVRQLEDAQKADASHLHPPIAENPSRFRLREVIVISLCSAAATLFLIMCLAFFIARSSVASTDAVIEQRTNNNRRRDDKEQGSPEASASNTPVGRLLDSARLWVVKDRLDLALEAANKARLLEPDNPAILARIGELELKANHSPQALELLQQLQSRFPDAEATHELEDAYRIATKDRMALATVDFLGRVGPSRMEPAIRALRALFPNGAPHGELGLMYYHMLGRANGHQAEAKAGLERLGKEMPNDPRPPLELAVLLVDNPATLLRGLDKVAMLTQRDDIRRESLLKVWNDGLSNLERNAHTERYFNAFTAAFPDQPVPYKQISAAEIASRRKQQRADEVDNLIRNAEAAREKQQAEEARNLLGKALQLDTSNREAQLTLAKLEQEAGNNARARELFDAVLLADPVNSRAVNGVLDIMAANGSRAEALQYAENYAQAHPQQAGDIAGARAGLLRAESDDLLKQGRNKQALSVLENGLNDIPASPWLRYDLANQYAREGLAGKAKKLFDDPAAGDVENRYAEALFLSGQGDNNGASAAIESIAPEQRSDSIKALALKSSVRADLAQAVQAQLNGKHSAAVKLSLHAETQARDTPELAWECAEGWTDINESNRALALGKRLQANAEPSLATDNALRYARLLYKAERNVEFSEKVAAIETKNNLTKQQKESLLDLKRMYAVRTAWELRGEGRSDEAEALLHKTLEQQPDDIGLLATLADILYLGDKSEEAGEIYQKLIAGNPKGYDTRLSHAKALRKMGKEEEARDEIARLGKEIPTGDRGNRLTLAEQLAEEDDFTHAREIINDLLRTRPNDKKTLLQAANIEKKAKEYESALGYLRQVEKQSVSGKQTSPEDATLVGEAALEIQKIEQRRYGYVTSGVDYRSLSGTPGMSQVTNLEAPVYMQYPLGYSGHVFVQTDYANVFAGQLDLTQFSTANQFGKINALCASTAAITQKNQQALPSSQQLSSQQLSQIQGMGCNNATMGPNALATQFYAGNITDQNALSGSINQTASGAPIAVGYKNDNWRFDIGTTPLGFPVTTVVGGVHHSGSWGKGYYSWDLARRALPNSLLSYAGAHDPVTGEVWGGVKANGGGIYMGIDQGRLGLFAQGAAHYLEGKNVQSNADIMLRTGVDWALIDQPNMRLTVGIAGMYWRFSNNQRHYTFGYGGYWSPQTYLSIAPPIQWTGRWGDLSFLFRGYAAYSWSSEGGGNYYPTSPDLQAQAQQLANLTSSFTNGNSTPTYTGSSGLSPAVSWGLRSVLEYQVAPNWFVGGRAEIARSPFYTPNYYGLYFRYSFDERTEKIPYPPEPPVPYYRY
- a CDS encoding coiled-coil domain-containing protein, whose amino-acid sequence is MPKFSIASISMSPEQTRLLAESNSFRESGGIFVDQNGTEHPYHAGSIWYDDFGPIITENEEAALSESGDDTYAQDIRHAGWSHIEIVSAGNEEMTLLTDCQKDFTVALIAALRQTDAGCRMMAISCAHRAEGKLAWSISLRRRYALNHESRTFSLPSAINGEAFEADILARINGCLQERGLPECALAVKGHTPDVSDAVKTGSGTPTADARASRAPDASQIEMQIQKLRAEANRRVSSLTDIQTSLTAINEREQAVRARESAETERDVAIAAKERLLQQAQNEERLRVELQEKIEALSAQIETLQTRIKELNGEIAKKDEVIAALTEEKLQLNETVKTAENNASKALENSRAWQAAATEEINAHAITAADRDALLNGLEQLDQEVKRHAAAFHKEMYELEQSTRAQIENLTKELQNQSQQAATFIQALNVQTQATQRLIDGFKQQMAPHSAKQEGMAAALQTDSENEHPDNTRTEPDSTPHNEPAPHPLFAVGMSQVERKHSNILNVKPFILRQGAAERNQQPGQERFKPIATTLPRSVAAALAAPIAINDGASHFPRKLRRLSQPTGQEGKNHQLVWQNVKDDLSKAAREDGAGSKEPSHYVSHAQKAAVKNWQNKFALSPSSNDGSIQWRRNPGEIDTLSSRADQLESNISKLAELSMSRADIVTAASPVDGTSSLDHDHAGYTKNNIVDNNGGRRMRAVIAAGLSTLSVSVLIAGLAIYAATDGTTLPMRQITAQLHGIRSAAAHLSAITGQLLQEESGDYHPAASLTRTDAKETETEIPDVQQIMSAVFEFDAGAMAGTVLKPFIPEELADGRNLPNANTLNATQVAAIFPH
- the bcsZ gene encoding cellulose synthase complex periplasmic endoglucanase BcsZ, which encodes MKKHCVIKLFAMLLLAATFIEVLCGFRLPPEACKADWPDWNRFKKTFINEGGRVIDLGSQNHHTTSEGQAYALFFALAANDADSFKLILQWTENNLAQGDLTAHLPAWEWGKRNDDSWGVLDDNSAADADLWLAYTLGEAGRLWSNQRYASLSVLIANRIAREETADIPELGASLLPGRAGFHPDENTWRLNPSYLPLPLLKRFAVALPQSRWPELLATSRRILLQTSRGFSPDWLLFRTHEGFAPDKQTAGIGGYDAIRVYLWGGLMPASDPFRIQLLEKLAGMKQYTETHGVPPERVDTATGVAENTGPAGFSAALLGFLQASGAPNAVTEQKHRIAALPFAENSNAYYDQALSLFGLGGYEQRFQFADDGSLTTVWSKTKACKTP